ACCCTGTTGTGCAACATGGGTGTAACGGCAAAGTGACTGTGGGAATAAAGCCTGATCCCCTCTGTGGAAAGAGGGGAAGGTTCCCCCCACATCAGAGCTTGTTGTGAACACTGTGACTGAGAAGACAGAAGTCCCTGCTGTCTCCTGTTTCCCTTTCTGCACAGAATGTGGCATTTTTCTTGCCACTCTGTTCTCTTCCCTAACTATGAAACTGAGTTACAGCCACTGTTTCTGGTCACGGAAGATTAAAGCTTCCATCTGCTGTCATGAGGGGCGAGACATCTATCCTATGTGTAAAACTGTGAATGAAAGAATTTCCAGTAAATAAACCGAAATTCGGCCTTAACCAGAGATCACAGCTTTCATGCTTAAAATCTGGAGAGACATTCAGGGAAATAGAACACACATCTATTCGCAGTTAATAAGTGATTTAGCCTCTATGTCACtctaaacaaatattttatttccttactCTTCATGTGTTTTAAAACTGGAAAATGGCTTTTGTGGCTGGAGCACTCAGCAGAAGCACTATGTGCTCTTCAGGTTTTCCAGACGATCTCAGTGAAACATGACATGGCAGCTTCCCCCTTGCTCAACAGGAACAAATTACCTCCTGCAGGACCTGGCTTGTGGCTGTAAATCTTGTTTGTACAGTGAAGTTGGAAAAGCCTCACCAGCTTTTAACTCCCTCCTGTTGTTGTTTGCTGTGCGTTCCAGCTCTCTGAGACCACTGCCGAGTCCCACCTcatggagaaggagctggaggagctgaagcAGCACAGCCGGAGGAAGAAGTGAACAAGAGATGGCCAGCTGGTTCTGGGTCTTGGCCCACGGGATGCTGGGGCTGGCTCGGGCCTCCCAGCCATGATGGTACTGTGTGAGGTACTTTGTTTCACGGGACCACGAGTGCCGAGATGCCTCCAGTGCTGTGTGGTGCTGTGGGTACTGCTAATGGCTGGTTTGGCACCACAGCGCTGTTAATTAACACGATTTTCCTCAGAGCACTTTACCTTGCTACGTTTGCTCAGCGCAGCCCAGCACAGGTACCCTCCTCTCTGAGGCAGCCGGACAGCCGATGGTCGGGCAGATCTATTTCCGAGAGGGCTCCTGCTCGCCTTCTCTGGTCACCGAAGAGGGGAGACCTCTGCCTCTCCCCCACCGCGGGGAGCCCGTGGGTGCTTGTACAAACCTCACCATCTGCCTTGGGCGAGCAGGATGCTGGAGTTGCCCGTTCTCAAGAGTTTTGCATATTTGTTATAAAACCTTGCAATTAAAACCCGTTTCTGAGGGTGTTTGTAACACGTCGCGCTGTGCTgcgggggccggggcggggggcggccgcTGCTCCTCCGGGCCGCCAGGGGCCGCTGCCTGGCCCGGGCTGGGTGGTGGGAGGGCGGCCGCGCTTCCGGTGGCGCTCTGGCCGCCGCTCCTTCCGTCCTGTCTGGTGGCGATGGCGGCCGCGGCGTCCCTGTCCccggaggagctgctgcccaagggCGGCGCGGGCAAGGCCGAGGAGCTGGAGGACGAGCtcgacgaggaggaggaggacgacgAGGAGGTATCGGGGCAGGCGGCGGGGAAGGCCGGGCGGGCGCGGTGACCCCGCGGAGCGCGCAGGGCCGTGCGGCGGGGCCTGACATGGTTGGTGCCGCCCGCAGCTGGACGAGACGCTGGCGGAGCGGCTGTGGGGACTCACGGAGATGTTCCCCGAGAGCGTCCGGTCGGCGGCCGGGGCTACGTTCGACCTGTCGCTGACGGTAGCGCAGAAGATGTACAGGTGAGGgggcggcgggccgggccggagcCCCTCGGAGCGGGCTCGGCGGGCAGAGCGGGGGCGCGGGCGGCTCTGCCGGCTTTCGCTGCGGCTTTGGCCTCTGGTAGCGCAGTGCGGGGCCTGCGGGGAGCGGCAGAATCACGGGTTTTGTTTATGGGCGGCTTGGGAAGGGCGGGGATAAGGGGACACCCCGCAGCTCGGGGTTGGATTTGGAGGCAGGCTTATGTTTGAGGCACGGAAGGGAAACGCGGGATTGTGCCAATAAGAACTGATTCCTAGGGTTCTTCATCCTTGGTAGATTCTCTAGGGCAGCTCTGTGGATTGGGACCACCTCCTTCATGATTCTGGTTCTTCCTGTCGTCTTTGAAACCGAAAAACTGCAGATggagcaacagcagcagctgcagcagcgaCAGGTGAGGCAGGAAGGCCCAGCCGTctgtcctggccctgcagagttGGCCGGGAGTGCCTGCACCtcctgctgtgagcagtgctgggggtgctggggcagaAGGGTGCACTCTGTTGTATGCTGTGGCCTCACTCATCCCACCAGATTCCCCGACTGGGTGTTCTAATTGGACAATCCTGCTGATTCCCAGTGGTGGCAATGCCTGGAGCCCAACCTGGCTTTTACCAGCTAAAATTTGCTGGGAGGGGCTGCAGTAGGGGCAGTGGTTGGGCACTGACCTTGGTTGTTGCAGCAGGCATGGGGCTGGTGCTGCAAAGTGCCACCAATAGTTGTGGGAGGGGGGGACAGCATGGCAAGACATCTTGTGTCCTTGAAACCCCTCAATGAATGGTTTTCTTTCCAGATCCTCCTCGGACCCAACACAGGGCTCTCAGGGGGAATGCCAGGGGCCCTGCCTCCGCTGTCTGGAAAAATCTAATTTGCGGAAGCTGAGTTGGATTCATATCAAGTGGGAAGACCTTGCGATTATGATATATTGAACTGTTGATTTGTTGGGCCAgggcattttttctttttattttcggTTATCCTTTGGGACATTGACCTGTTCATAACGAGGGAGGGAAGCCCCCCTATGGACCTGATGATGGCTCCTGTCTGCATCCCCCTCTCCTTTAGAAATCATGAGTATTTCCTTTTATTCAATCACTATGCCATAACCAGTTACAGACTTGGACCGGGGGAGCTCCTCTGCCAGCTTCTTGCCCCCACAAAACACCCTGGGGCACAGGTCAGGCTTTGAATGCAGCAGGCAGACACAACAAGTGCTTTCCTGCCTGATTTGGAGCTGAAGGACAGTGGTGGCAGGAAGCGTGACTTTcccagcagaggaaggaggggTGCCGGTGGCAATCAATACCCCATGGAAAATACTCTTTGGGAAGATGCATCTGCAGAAACACTTTCActgcagctgtgtgtgtgtgagaacCGAGGGAGCAGCAGGCCAGGTTTGAGACGATCACATCCACGCAGATTCTCTGCCTCATAAAGTAGAACAGACATCAGCTGCGTATTTTTTTGTATGGAATATTAAATAAATCCAACCTGAGCAGTGTGGTTTTAATAGATGTCCTTGAGGGAGGCTCAGTTctttcagagctgctgggggaTTTCTGGGTAGGGATTTCTCCATTTCATGCACAGCCTGGCAGTGTGGAAGGGACCAATGTGGCCTTGTCACCTTCAGATGGGTGGGGAAGCCATGTTTGGCTTAAGGGAATTCTGGGAGGTGATCCTACCTCAGCACCAGTGTCCAGTGTTCAAGTTTCTTAATGCACAGAAACGTGGTGGTTTTATAacgaaagaaaaaaatttatttatccTTTACATACTTTGTTACAGAACAATTCAATTGAACATACAGAAGTGATAGGACATTTATatggaaacttttttttcccatttttaataTTTGGTTAAACAAAATACATCTCTGTAAACAAACCCAAGACAAGGCtctaacaaaaccaaacaagcaagaaaacaaagagGGGCTTCCCCGCTCCCGAGCAGTGGGACTGAACCAGCTCACCCACCCccgggcagcctcacctcccaCAGGGATGTGATCACACACTTTCCCTTTACCTGAGCAGCTGGATCACACTGTTTCTCCCCCGGGAAAGCAGCTGACATACAAGGAGAGGAAAGCAGCCccaaagtattttaaaacatctttGCATATTGTGCACTGATCCATTGGCTTGCAGTTTCCATGCAAACAGGGTTTTTCTCCAAAGTGCAACTTCAATCAGCATAGAAAATGTTGCTGTTGAGatttatattttcccctcttgAAGAAATGGCTTCAAGTCAGGAGCAGAATGCCTGCAGGCTGAACATCCTGCCTGGAAAGTGTTTAAAAACTCTGCCAGCTGGTATTGGTCATTGGAATGTGTTACGAAATAggactttttaaaatgtaagaGCCATTTGCCCTTGACTGTGGGAGGCTGTGCTCAAAGGACTGCAAAAGTGCTTGCCAGATGTCCAGGGGTCAGCAAACACCATCGTCCTGTCGTCATGTGGCCTCTGTTCTCTGTTGGGACGGTGCCACTTTGGTGGTCTCTGAGGTTCGAGCACCTGCTCATGCATTTGCAGAGCTCTGAAGAGAGAAATAACTGAGAAAAGGTCATTACAATCCCTCCTTTCACCAGCTCAAACATCAGTAATGAGAGTTTCCTGCATGGTGGAACAGGATCCTTTGAGCTCCATCAGTCCCAGAGGTTGCTGTTCAACCAAGACATGTAAAGATGGAAGCaaccagcagctcagccaggaagTGCTAAACACAACAAAGTGAGTTCCAGATTCAGCATTTCCGCCTCCTGCCATGGAAGGCATGGCTGAGCTACAGCTCTCCTGGGTGATTGGGAAACAGCTGGTGGAGATTCCTCTTAGTGTCTCCGTGTCTAGTTTCTCTTCCCCATGGAAGGCAGAAAAAAGCAATTCACCCATTAATGGAATGTTTGTTGGCCAATGCTAAAGGAGAGGTTGGTTCAACTACCAAGCCAGGGTGTCTCCAATGCCTGGAAGTTCTGGTGgaccctctgcagctcccagaccAGCAGATGGTAGCAATAAAAGAGCAAAACTGACTGCTATAAAGGCTTCCCTCCTCAgcccatttttattttataacttGATCTCTTTCATTTCACATTACATCTGTGACTGTGGGCTGGACTTCTGGAGAGtggaaaataaaagggaattaatttctttgaaaaCCTCTTCAGCTTTATTCCTCTCTCCAAGGAGCCCCTAAACTACTGGGTGACCAtgcagaaaaccaaaataactgttaaaaaatagtaaaaaaaccccaccataGCACAAAGAAACCCAAGCAGACTGTGGCCTCTCTCCAGTCCAGAAACCTGATACTCCTCAGTCATCCTGTGCTTGCTGTTTCCATGTCACCTTAGCCAGACACATACTGCCAAACAACCACTCACCACATACATAAATCCTTGGAGACCCTGGGGAAGAATCCTCTAGCTACCCAAAGAATTTCTTGGAAGATGACTCTGGTTTTATTACTGTTTCTTAATTCCTGGCACAAACCAGCCCTAAGAAGCAGAGGGTCGTGCTGAGCACCGTACCATTCCTAGTGTTCTGAGTGTCCTGAGAGACCCTTAGGAATTGCAAATGTCTTCACAACAATTTGTTTTGGAGGGAGAGAACTGTAAAGAGGTGGCAGCGTGCTCAgtccctgctccttcctgaCAAGCCCTGAAGGGAGCAGTGTCCCACCACACACAGCCTTGAACCACGTGGGGAAATGGAAGCCCGGGGTTTCCAGGCATTCTTTCTCCCCAGCCCAGTTTTTCAAGAGTGCAATGCCTTCCAGCTGGCCGGAGGGCACTGCAGCTCATCCATCTTGCAATTAAAGTGATTGGCTTCCAgtttcctctgctctgccctcagtTCTTCCCCACCCACCACCCCAATGTCCTCTGCCGTTGCCCTATTGCACcaaggaaggaagagaagagcCTAACAAAGGAAATTCCAGACGAAGAGAGTCGGGGCACCCATTATGCAGGTTTTAGGACATCAGGAGTTTGGTAAAGGGGAAGAACTGTAGTGGGAGGACAGAGCTGGCCTGGGTCACACGTCAGCTCTCCAGGTCTGATGTGCTtccacctcctctggcaccACCAATAGGAGTTCACAGTTCTTTCCTCTCAGCTGGTGTTTCAAAAATTTCCTATAATAAAGAGAAATAGAAACAAGTGCTACTGAATGTAGAACTTCATCATCTACAACAACAATTAAATATTATCTTAACTTCAGCAGAGATGAGTGTATATAGATGCCACTTTATTACTTTCCAAGGcaagaaaaacagaattaaaaccaAATTTAGTTTCTTCATATTTTCAAGATCAAGAATCCCATCTTAACATTAAATAATTCCAACAAatctggcagaaaaaaaaatctttttattcTAAAAATAGAACACCCCATCACACAGATGTCCTTAGCAGCAGTGTACCACTTGGTCATTTGACATGTTTTTTTAGCCCTTTTCTGCACATAAGCTTTTTCTAATACCAAACTTGGATTACTGccaataaatatgaaaaatcaaCATTTCCTCCAATATCTTTTGGTCCAGATTTCCAAAACTTCCAGAAAAGAAAGCCCTAATTTATTGCTGAAGAACAATACACCTAGGATAAAATCCACCAGAACCTCTGCACAGTAGTTTCGCAAGACTTACTTTACCCCGGAAATTTACCAAAACTTCAGTGGCACGGCTGGCTCTGCAAACACTGCACATGTGCAATCCCCAGTCCCTATCTCAGAACAAGACTAGTCAAGGAAGCAAAGCTGCTAGTAGGATTTATGGCATGATGGAATGGAAGCTAAACAGCAATCAAGAGCAGGTGAAATTTTACAAAGCATTTACAATGACCTTCTTGTGTTAAGATTGAAGAGGGAAGGGGAGCCAAACCAGAAGGGCAGCGTATGCTTACATAGGAAAAGTGATTCCTAACAAACAACTCTTAGTGCTCTCAGGGATAAGGCTGCACTTTTAGTCTGGAAAGCCTTTTGCTGGAGACATGCAGATTGTTACTAAATAGGCAAAGAATGCTGATACTGTCATGTTcaaggagggagcagggcacagcacatcGTGTTGCAGGCGTCCCCCACTAATACCAGAGAAGGCCTCTACCTTTGCCACAGACAGAGCCAGACACATAAGAGGCCAAGTCAAGCTCTCCTGAGCTGATAGAGACACCATTGCCAAAAGCATTTCCCTGGCTTTACACAAACGGGGCATAAATCCAAGTGGAGGCAGAAGAACCTTATTACTCAAATTTTTACAATTGAAAGTCAGCCATACACGTTTCAATCACCAACTGTTTAAGGACAGACTTCTTACCTCCAACAGGGACGGATTAGAGGAAATCCTACCTGAGCTCACTTTCACCTCCAATCCACTCGGGCACCTTGAGCTTGGAATCGAGGTTGTAGTAGGTGCCTCCCACCTCCCGGACACAGATCCAGTGCTGTCGCTTGAGGGGGAGCTTCAAGGGGCCCCAGCAAAGGCTGGAGGGCAGATTCATGATGAAGCCCATCACGTTAGACAGGGCAATGGCGTTAACATCCCTGAAAGAGTGCACAACATCAACCAGATTATGTTCTGGTGCTTTCACTTCAATCTCTTTCTCAAGTTTCACAAAGAGCAGCCACCTCCAGAATGACACAGCTTCTCAGTACCTGCGCTTATCCCACCAAACCGCCTCGTAGCCTTTGGTCTGCAGTGCTGCCATAATCACGTTCACATCATAGTTCCCATTCCCCAGCATGCTCTTCTTGTGGGGGGTCACCATGGTGTTGGGAGACAGCCTGCAAACAGATGGGGAGACTGCTTAGCAGATGTTTGTTGAACCTGTATTCCACAACCTGATATATAACTTGAAGTCCATTTCCAGGGGTCTTGTGTTTAAACACAAACTATTCCGTGCCCCCCTTATCCCTCATCAAATGGGCTGAGGAAACTAAGTGATGCATTAAGAATAACTTTGATGTACAAAGCCTCCAAAAATCCTGCCTTTGATGCAAAAGAAATCACAAAGCTCTCTCTCCCTGACCCCTTGAACTGGTACTTCTGAAGGATGCTTCAATTATGATTTTTCCTCAATTTACAGTCAGAGTAAATACCAGTTTGCTATTCAGGACAGCGGCTATTACAATTTCAAGAGTCCAAGAGTCAACAGCAGTCTTGAAGACTGGATGAGAAAAAGAGGCATGGGAGGTTGGCTGCAGGAAAGGttgttcttcctcctcctccactggAAAATGAAAGAAGTATTCAGACACAAAGCTGTGAAGATACTTGGGGTTGGGAGCTTTCCAAAGCTGGTGTGGTTGCTAGATGGTAAAAAAATATCTGTTGCTGTAGATAACTAAACAGATAATCCTGATGCAAACAAATCTCTTCAGCTTCAACCTGTAAGTCTGCTTAGACATCACTTGCATTACTACAGCATCTAAAAATGCAGAACCACAGTCCATCACGTTCATACAATtgcagaatatcctgagttggaaaggatccaCATGGAGTTCACTCCTGGTCCCAGACAGGACAGCCCCAAGGATCACACCATGTGCTTGACAGCATTCATTCAGTCCTAACTCCTCTtcaactctgtcaggcttggtgctgtgaccacttccccggggagcttgttccagtgcccaactaccctctgggtgaagaaccttttcctaatatccaaaaTAAACCTCCTCTGACAGTGCCTCATGCAATTCCTTCAGGTCCTGTtactggtcaccagagagggGAGATCAATGCCTGCCCCTCCACCTCCTCTTGTGAGGAAGCTGTGGGCTGCTATGAGGTTACATGCCAAAAATACATAACAGCTTTTGCACAAGTTCAGATAATGGATGTGAGACACAACATGGAGATGTGGCAAAAAAGCCTGTTAGCCACTTTTATGGTTTTACGTTTCCCCCCTCTGCCTAAGAAATTTTGTAAGGAGGGAAAACAACAGGATGTACTATTATGAAGAtgacagcaggaaaagcaagCACGGGGAAACTGGGAGCAGAGAACAACAACGTCACATAACACCAATCCAAAGAAAGTCAAGCCTCAGATGAGTTCTGTTGTGATGGGTTGACCTTTCTATTGATAAGGACTCTATTAATTCTGCTAGTGCAAAGTTCAGATTTCCTATCATCCAAACATCTGTATTTtacctgcctcctcctcctgtcaACTGTATCCTCAAAAATTCTAATATTTCTGCACATATTTTGATCAGCCTTTACCACACTGAATATTCTGCAGGCATATTTCATCACTGGAAATCCTTCAGCCCTTCTTCATTCCTGCCCTTCTTACCCAACaaattatatttctttaaaaaggtGTCCATGCAGCAGTGGTGGAAGatgtggaaaattatttttaactttagCACGATAGTGTTTAATCCCCATCTGTGATTAATGCTTAGTTTTGTACCATACAGTACCTTGTACAAATTCCAGAGATTAATGTGGTTTTATGTTAACTCCCTACATCTGTGACTAACAGTCTTGTATCAGCTAGTGCTTCCTTATTTACCTATATCAGCCACTAGGATGTACTAGCAGATGTCTTAGTTTTGAGAACAAAGATAGAATGCCAGGGCAAAGAATGATAAGAGAAGTGCATCATGACCTGACAACATACTTGAGATAGTCTCAAGGTGAAAAGATTCATTAGAAGATCCAGAACCATAAATGTAAACTTTGGGGAATGGGATGTTCCCAAATGACCACCAAAGACTCTCAAAAGACCTCTACTGATATCCAAATAAATCCATGGAAACAATTAACATATATGCATGTATTCAGGAAATATAATGCACCTGTAATAGAAATGCAGTGCATATATACTGGTTTCATGCATATAACCTGGTCTGATTATATGACTAGTAGACTGCTGGGTGCACACATTAGGTGGAGCGATCCCCGTGCATGCTGAATGAAGTAATCTCAGCTTTCTTACTTATCCAGCTGTGGAGAGTTCACTTCCCAGTTTTCAGTGACACCCTGACAGCATAAGGCATTTTACAAGAAAGCAGTGGACTGAGTAGAAAGTTTCAGAGCAACCAAGGCTGGAGAGGCTAGAGATAGGCagcctttgttttgttttgttttttttcagctggaagTTTTTCTGCAGTGGAGCAGTCTGCAGCAGAACTGTCTGGGAAGCGTGTTCACTACAGAAGGGAGAGGAGTCCACAATACCATGCTAAGAGGAAAAGCTGTTAATATCCACCATGGGGCGTATTTTAGGGTGTATTTTACTAATCACAGAGATAGAACCTGCAGCTTGTCACAGCTCTTCCAGCATCTCTATAAAGCAAGATCACTTGGCTATGCCTAAATCAAGATCATTGCTTCAACCTACCAACTCTCCTAATCCCCACAAGCAAAGAAAACCTTACAATCCAGAGAGCCCTTTGGGCTGCAGAAGCACCCTCTTACAGCTCCACTTTCCAGACAAGTTTattcaagagctgaaagaaCACATTTATCTTTGTTCCTTCACATAActtccagagccccagaaatGTGATGAGGTGACCAGCATGGGCAACAAGAAACTGGCATGTGTGAGCAAACTTGGCCCAAAAACCACCTCAACATCTTGACCCACATATACCCAAGGAGGGTCCACAATCATCAGCTGAAGGATTCTGACCAGTAAAGGAATTAAACTGttgttttgatattttttatCTAGCCACTGAGCTGAGGAAGACTGACAAAGCTGGACAGAAATCCAGGTAAATAATCCTCCTGATCTTTCTATCAGAAACTTTCATCAACATGTTGTCTTAACACAAGGGGCTCCAAGATTCCTGCAGCTGTCTTTCCTAATCAGGTCCCAATATGCAGACTCCAGTGAAGCGAAGAGATTTTGTTTGTATCTCCATGCAACACTTGGAACATGCAATCATACTTCCTGCAACAAAAGCCAGAGGAACatcaaaaatgtatttcttgtTTTAGAGGAAAGAAGAGGGAAAGACTACACAATCAGAGGGGGTGTCCAGACCAAGTTTCAGCACATGCTCGAGATGATAATCATCAGACTACCCTGGCCTTACACAataggatgcagcaaaagggaAGCTAATGATTAAGCAATGTGGTTCAATCATTCTCCAAGGAATGTGGTAAAAGCTAGAGAGCTTAAGTTTATTTGTGATTTTGTTACCT
This Agelaius phoeniceus isolate bAgePho1 chromosome 5, bAgePho1.hap1, whole genome shotgun sequence DNA region includes the following protein-coding sequences:
- the TOMM22 gene encoding mitochondrial import receptor subunit TOM22 homolog encodes the protein MAAAASLSPEELLPKGGAGKAEELEDELDEEEEDDEELDETLAERLWGLTEMFPESVRSAAGATFDLSLTVAQKMYRFSRAALWIGTTSFMILVLPVVFETEKLQMEQQQQLQQRQILLGPNTGLSGGMPGALPPLSGKI
- the JOSD1 gene encoding josephin-1; the encoded protein is MSCVPWKGDKTKSESPEPSQQLPQHIYHEKQRRELCALHALNNVFQDSNAFTRETLQEIFQRLSPNTMVTPHKKSMLGNGNYDVNVIMAALQTKGYEAVWWDKRRDVNAIALSNVMGFIMNLPSSLCWGPLKLPLKRQHWICVREVGGTYYNLDSKLKVPEWIGGESELRKFLKHQLRGKNCELLLVVPEEVEAHQTWRADV